The nucleotide window TCCTGATGAATCAGTCGTGGCATTTGATCATTATTTGGGGAGTTATTATCGGGCTTGGTTCCAGTCTGTTTTTAACGGTTTTAAGTCCATATGTAGCGAATCACTGGTTTAAAGAAAAAAGAGGTCTTGCAACAGGGATTCTGACAGCGAGTACCGCAATGGGCCAGCTCATCCTGCTCCCTTTACTTGCGACAATTATCGAAAATTATTCATGGCGATTGGCAGTCGGTTTCATTATATCGATAAGTGCTGTGATGTTTCTGATCATTTCTTTATTTATGCGAAACACACCGAAGGAAATCGGCATCCTAGCCTACGGACAGACAGAGGATGCGGAGGTCGCGGACGATCAGGCAAAAGGCAATCCGATTGTTCTGGCATTTAAAGGATTGGCCGAAGCTGTACGGGCGAAAGAGTTTTGGCTATTGGCAGGAAGTTTCTTTTTCTGCGGCTTTTCAACAAACGGACTTGTCGGGACTCATTTTATTTCATACTGCATCAGCTTCGGCATCCCGATTGTCACGGCTGCTTCCCTGCTCTCGTTTATGGGCGTTTTCAATATGGTAGGGACAACACTTTCGGGCTGGCTGTCAGATCGTATCGATAATCGCTGGCTTCTGTTCTGGTATTATTTGTTTAGAGGCGCTTCCCTTGTCTTGCTGCCTTTTGCGTTAATGGAGGGCAATCTGACTTGGATTCTGGTTTTCACTGTATTTTACGGTTTGGATTGGGTGGCAACTGTACCCCCGACCATCAATCTTTCAAGGCAAATTTTCGGTGTACATAAAAGCGCGATTATTTACGGATGGATTTTTGCTTCCCACCAAGTAGGTGCAGCAACTGCCGCTTATGGCGGGGGGATGTTATATTCCTATTTCAATACTTATACTTGGGCATTTTTTATGGCCGGTGTCTGCTGTGTCATGGCAAGCCTGTTTGTTATTCTCATAAAGAAACAGCCCCGCTCTATCCACTAAGACAAGGTGCTTTGATTTTAATTCAAAGCACCTGTTTGCATGCAAAAATAAAAACCACCAGTTGAACTGGTGGTTTTCTCTGCGCGTGAAACGCTGGGTTACTGGCCCACGTCTAAAGACGCTCTGAAAGGTCTGCCAACCGCACTACGTTTCCGACTACCGCTAAAGCGGTGTACTTATTTTTTTCTTCGATTTAGTTCTTCCCCTGTGAATGGGTCGATAAATTCTTTCATCGTCATCTGATCTTCGAGCAGATCTTCCTGCAATTGATTCTTTATATATTCTTGAATGACTTTTCTGTTTCTACCTACCGTATCCACATAATACCCTCGACACCAAAATTTTCGGTTGCCATATTTATACTTCAAATTGGCATGTCGATCGAATATCATCAAACTGCTTTTCCCTTTAAGGTACCCCACAAACGCAGATACACTAAGCTTTGGTGGAATACTCACTAACATATGTATATGATCGGGACACGCTGTAGCTTCAATAATCTCTACGCCTTTTCTTTCACACAGTTGACGTAATATTTTACCGATATCTGCTTTTATTTTCCCATAGATTATTCTTCTTCTGTATTTTGGCGCAAACACGATGTGATACTTACAATTCCATGTTGTATGTGCTAAACTTTTATTATCCAATATTGGAGCTCCTTTCGTACGTAATCGGTTGACCAGACCTGATTTTATTGTACGACTGGAGTATTTTTTTTGTCCATAGCTAAAAGCTTTTTAGAACCCCCCGCATAGCAGGGGGTTTTCGTTTCCATAAAAAGACTAAAATTCATGAAAAGAATGAATTTTAGCCTGTTAGTATTAATTTTATTTCAGTAAACCCTTAACAAAATCATACTCTACATACGTTTTGTTTTCTTCGAGTAACGCCGGTGCAACGTCAAAATGTTTCAGTGCCCGGTTATGGCCATAGGTTTTTTCTCCGCGTGTAATCGTGTACGACAATGCGCCTTTAGAGATGACCGCGCCCTTTCCTGTCGAAACGACTTTATAGCCAAGTTCTTCTGCGACAGTACGTAATGGCACCATGATTTTGCCATCGACTTCTTTGTAATCTTCACCGATTATTTCCTGTATTTCTTGGGCAATTTCAGGCTTTTCCATTTCATCATCAAGTTTGGGGAATACGATGATTTTTTCTGGTGCTGTCTGTGCCGGAATGCTCTTTGTCGTTGGTCCGTAAAATACAATTGCGCTGTAGTTTTTCAAATCCTTAGCAGCCACTTTTTCGCCTTTAGAATCTACAATGACCGACTCTTCATTTAGATTCAGCTTTAATTTTCCGTCGTCACTTAAGAAGTTTTCATCAAACTGCGCGACCTTTACTGAGTTGGCCGTATCATCTTTTTCCACAATCACGACAGGTGGTGCATATTGCGGCGGATAAATTAAGATCATTGGCTGATCCGCGTAAATGGAAAGTGAAATCGTATCACCAGTTTTCAATTCTGCTTCATTGCCATGCTCATCAAAAACAAGCGTTTTGTTATCTACATAGAAATTGAATACATTGCCTTCCAGTTGTGCCGTAAATAATTTGGCATTTTCCCTCTGTTCGACTGCAGTAATATTCCCTCTGTGCTGGATGAATGTCGCCGCTTTTTCCACTTCTTCATTCCCTTCTGTTGTTGGCTGATCAGCGTAAGCCGTTACGGTGCCGAGCAGCAGTACAGATAATGCTAAAGGTGCAATTTTTTTCATATCGTTCCATCCTTTCGGTAATTTCACTACATTAGTCGATTTAAGGGGAAAAAGGTTACATATTCGAGTTATTTTTTTGATATTGCAACGTTGTAAGCGCAATATAATCGTAAAACGTTAATTTGCCGAGTTCGAAGTTTTCCAACCATATTGGCTGAAACGCGCCAATTTGAACCCCCTGTTTAAGTTGCTCACGTACAGCCTCTTTGTCCTGAAATAGTGCTTCCGCTTTCTGCTGTAATGCCTTGCTTGTAATCGTCTGCTTGTTCGGTGTCTGCAGAGGTGCCGATTTTACTGACCGTGCTGTATTCGGGAAATAACTTGTCAATGTCTCGGCAATTGCATCGATTATGTGATTTTTGTTGGAGCGGTATAACTTTACATCCTGCACTGAATTGACAAAGCATACTTCTATGAGGATGGCCTTCTTTGCTGTCCCATTTAAAAAAGCCAGGTTCGTGCGCTGTTTTGCCCCACGATTTTTAAACTTTCCGGCTTTTGCAATTTCACTGCTCATCTTTTGCGCAAATGTTGAGATAGACGGATTCACATACAGTACTTCTGTTCCGATTCCTTCTTTTTGCCGTGTTGGTGAAGAGTTGAAATGAACGCTGACATCAAGTTCCCGTTGTGTTGCGTTATGCTGTTTCACTATATAAGCCAAATTTTGCAGCTGGTTCTTGGATTGTTTATCAATAATAACGTTGACC belongs to Solibacillus sp. FSL W7-1436 and includes:
- a CDS encoding MFS transporter; protein product: MKKIHYSWIILAISFCSIIAAGIAMASSGVFLTPFEQEFGWNRQVISLAFGISLFFYGFAGPFMAALLQKFGLKKMMLASMGTLLIGLLLIFLMNQSWHLIIIWGVIIGLGSSLFLTVLSPYVANHWFKEKRGLATGILTASTAMGQLILLPLLATIIENYSWRLAVGFIISISAVMFLIISLFMRNTPKEIGILAYGQTEDAEVADDQAKGNPIVLAFKGLAEAVRAKEFWLLAGSFFFCGFSTNGLVGTHFISYCISFGIPIVTAASLLSFMGVFNMVGTTLSGWLSDRIDNRWLLFWYYLFRGASLVLLPFALMEGNLTWILVFTVFYGLDWVATVPPTINLSRQIFGVHKSAIIYGWIFASHQVGAATAAYGGGMLYSYFNTYTWAFFMAGVCCVMASLFVILIKKQPRSIH
- a CDS encoding stalk domain-containing protein, coding for MKKIAPLALSVLLLGTVTAYADQPTTEGNEEVEKAATFIQHRGNITAVEQRENAKLFTAQLEGNVFNFYVDNKTLVFDEHGNEAELKTGDTISLSIYADQPMILIYPPQYAPPVVIVEKDDTANSVKVAQFDENFLSDDGKLKLNLNEESVIVDSKGEKVAAKDLKNYSAIVFYGPTTKSIPAQTAPEKIIVFPKLDDEMEKPEIAQEIQEIIGEDYKEVDGKIMVPLRTVAEELGYKVVSTGKGAVISKGALSYTITRGEKTYGHNRALKHFDVAPALLEENKTYVEYDFVKGLLK
- the tnpA gene encoding IS200/IS605 family transposase, whose protein sequence is MDNKSLAHTTWNCKYHIVFAPKYRRRIIYGKIKADIGKILRQLCERKGVEIIEATACPDHIHMLVSIPPKLSVSAFVGYLKGKSSLMIFDRHANLKYKYGNRKFWCRGYYVDTVGRNRKVIQEYIKNQLQEDLLEDQMTMKEFIDPFTGEELNRRKK
- a CDS encoding N-acetylmuramoyl-L-alanine amidase, giving the protein MLTISAGHYGKGTGASSYMDEGEETVALVQELGKKLRQKGVKVNVIIDKQSKNQLQNLAYIVKQHNATQRELDVSVHFNSSPTRQKEGIGTEVLYVNPSISTFAQKMSSEIAKAGKFKNRGAKQRTNLAFLNGTAKKAILIEVCFVNSVQDVKLYRSNKNHIIDAIAETLTSYFPNTARSVKSAPLQTPNKQTITSKALQQKAEALFQDKEAVREQLKQGVQIGAFQPIWLENFELGKLTFYDYIALTTLQYQKNNSNM